The DNA region TCTTAAATCTTTTGGTACTTATAGTTGTAATAATTGTTCTTTATCTTGTGTCAGTAAATGTATTTCAGTTAGATAAAATATTAAAACCAGTTCCGGAAGAAAAAACAGAGGAGGGACCAAAATGAGAAAAAGAGATTTGGTTGTTAAAATTGCCGAGCAAACAGGTATCAAACAAAAAGAGGTTACAAAGTGTATCCAGAAATTTCTTGATCTTTCAATGGAACTGCTTGCAAGTGGAAAAAGGTTAGAACTCAGGGATTTTGGTGTTTTGAAGGTGGTGAAAAGAAAATCAAGACTTGGGAGAAATCCAAAAAAACCTGAACAGACTGTACAAATACCTGAAAGAAAGGTTGTTGTATTTAAACCAGGAAAATTGATGAAACAAACAATAATAAAAAGCAATAAAGATTGCCTGTGGAAAAATTAAAAATGCAGAATTCAATAATAAGACGAATTAAGGGAACTGATGATATACTGCCCAGAGAGGTCAATGAATGGTCAAATATTGAAGGGTGTGCCCGTAAGACTTTTTCAATATATAGATATCAGGAAATAAGAACACCTGTTTTAGAACAGACCGGACTTTTTGTAAGAGGAGTGGGATCAGAAACAGAAATTGTCCAGAAACAGATGTACACATTTCAGGACAGGGCAGCAAGAAACATATCCTTAAGACCAGAAGGCACCGCACCCATAATAAGAGCATACCTTGAAAATCAGATTGGTCTAAATGGTTCTCTTGTAAAAGTTTTTTATATACAACCTATGTTTAGAGCAGAAAGACCACAGGCAGGAAGAAACAGACAATTCCATCAGATAGGAGCAGAAGCAATAGGCTCGTATAGTCCTCTTCTTGATGTTGAAATGATTGCTCTGAACCGTTCAGTATTGTTGTCGTTCGGTATTGAAGATTTTATAATAAAATTAAATAGTGTTGGTTGCAAGGAAGATAAAGAAAAGTATTCCAAAATTTTATATGAACACATCTCTGCAAAACAGGAATTTCTCTGTTCGGATTGCAAGGCAAGGTTAAACCAGAATCCGCTACGGATACTTGATTGCAAGGTTCCCAAGTGTAGGGAGATTGTAAAAGGGTCGCCTCCTCTTATTTTAATCCAGTGTAAAGAATGTAAAGATCATTATGAAAACTTAAAGCAGGGCCTGTCCGCATTAAATATAAGGTATGAACAGGATAATCATCTTATAAGAGGACTTGACTATTATACAAAGACTGTGTTTGAGATTGTGCATAGTAGACTCGGTTCACAGGATACCATATCTGCTGGGGGCAGATATGATAACCTTGTTGAAGAATTAGGCGGAAAACCCACAGGGTGTTGTGGATTTGCAATAGGTGTAGAAAGAGTTATAATTTTAAGAAAAGTTCTTAACATATCCTTGCAAGAAAAAATATCTGCTCTTACATTTATAGCAACAATAGATGAGGATGGGCGCCTGAAAGGACTTTCACTATCTGAGGCAATAAGAAGGTTTTCAATGCCCGTAGCAATGGATTTTCAAGGAAGGAGTTTGAAATCACAGATGAGGTATGCAAACAAACTGGGCGCAAGATGGGTAATAATCATAGGGGAAGATGAAATGAAAAATAATTGTGTTACGATAAAATTGATGACAGATGGAGTACAGGAAACACTACCGTTTGATGTCCATAAAATTGTTGAAAAATTAAAAGGATAACCTTTATAATGAAGATTGACAAAAACATATTAGAACAAAGAGAAGAAAAGATGTTATCTATGTGTGCCTGTAAGAGTAAAACCTCACGGGGAAGAAAATATTCTGAGAAAGACGATATTTTCAGAACCCATTTCCAGAGGGACAGAGACAGGATTATACACTCAATGGCCTTTAGACGCCTTCAGTACAAGACGCAAGTATTTGTTTTCCATGAGGATGATTATTACAGGACAAGATTAACACACACAATGGAAGTTGCACAGATTGCAAGGTCAATTGCAAGGGCATTGGGCTTGAATGATGATCTAACAGAGGCAATAGCACTGGCACATGATATAGGACATACACCGTTTGGACATTGCGGAGAAGATGCACTGCATGAGATTATGAAAGATTCCGAAGGGTTCGAACATAACTTACAAGGTTATAGGGTTGTTACATCAATTGAACAAAGATATGCAGAATTTCCTGGTCTTAATCTTACATGGGAGGCAAGAGAAGGGATATTAAAGCACTCAACCCCTTTTAATAAACTAAAGATTCTGCAGATTGCACCAGAAATACAGGATTTTGGTCTTGAGAGCCCGCCTACACTTGAGGCTCAGGTTGTAGATATCGCAGATGAGATTGCTTATGATAGCCATGATCTGGATGACGGACTTGCAAGCGGACTTGTGCATGAAAATCAACTGTCTGAGGTTG from bacterium Unc6 includes:
- a CDS encoding deoxyguanosinetriphosphate triphosphohydrolase; translated protein: MDKNILEQREEKMLSMCACKSKTSRGRKYSEKDDIFRTHFQRDRDRIIHSMAFRRLQYKTQVFVFHEDDYYRTRLTHTMEVAQIARSIARALGLNDDLTEAIALAHDIGHTPFGHCGEDALHEIMKDSEGFEHNLQGYRVVTSIEQRYAEFPGLNLTWEAREGILKHSTPFNKLKILQIAPEIQDFGLESPPTLEAQVVDIADEIAYDSHDLDDGLASGLVHENQLSEVELWNRQNKKIKEIYTAISWPIRRNLVVKSIINIEITDIIHGTSEKIKDLKIEDVCSMDKRIVGFSQELEEHRIPLKKFLLENLYRHFKVVRMSEKHKRFIKELFDVYKSNKQQLPLSVQKRAEKIGLKRSIADYIAGMTDRFALDEYDKLFDPHQKV
- a CDS encoding histidine--tRNA ligase; the protein is MEKLKMQNSIIRRIKGTDDILPREVNEWSNIEGCARKTFSIYRYQEIRTPVLEQTGLFVRGVGSETEIVQKQMYTFQDRAARNISLRPEGTAPIIRAYLENQIGLNGSLVKVFYIQPMFRAERPQAGRNRQFHQIGAEAIGSYSPLLDVEMIALNRSVLLSFGIEDFIIKLNSVGCKEDKEKYSKILYEHISAKQEFLCSDCKARLNQNPLRILDCKVPKCREIVKGSPPLILIQCKECKDHYENLKQGLSALNIRYEQDNHLIRGLDYYTKTVFEIVHSRLGSQDTISAGGRYDNLVEELGGKPTGCCGFAIGVERVIILRKVLNISLQEKISALTFIATIDEDGRLKGLSLSEAIRRFSMPVAMDFQGRSLKSQMRYANKLGARWVIIIGEDEMKNNCVTIKLMTDGVQETLPFDVHKIVEKLKG